The following proteins are encoded in a genomic region of Pseudoalteromonas rubra:
- the typA gene encoding translational GTPase TypA, whose translation MSIEKLRNIAIIAHVDHGKTTLVDKLLEQSGTLETRGGNEERVMDSNDIEKERGITILAKNTAIEWNDYHINIVDTPGHADFGGEVERVLSMVDSVLLLVDAQEGPMPQTRFVTQKAFALGLKPIVVINKIDKPGARPDWVMDQVFDLFDNLGATDEQLDFQVIYASAINGWATLDLDEPSDNMQPMFEAIVEQVEQPDADPAGDFQMQISQLDYNSYIGVIGVGRIKRGTVKVNQQVTIVGADGTTRNGKVGQVLTYLGLDRHEAQEAQAGDIIAITGLGELKISDTVCDVNAVEALPALSVDEPTVTMTFSVNTSPFSGQEGKFVTSRNILERLQAELVHNVALRVEETDNPDSFRVSGRGELHLGILIENMRREGYELAVSRPEVILREVDGQLEEPYETVTVDVEEEHQGSIMEQLGLRKAEMTDMAPDGKGRIRMDFMMPSRGLIGFQTDFMTLTSGSGLMYHTFDHYGPHKGGNIGQRKNGVLIANAAGKALTNALFNLQDRGKLFIGHGVEVYEGMIIGIHARDNDLTVNALKGKQLTNVRASGTDEAQNLVPPIIMTLEQALEFIDDDELVEVTPESIRIRKKLLTESERKRASRQAK comes from the coding sequence ATGAGCATTGAAAAGTTAAGAAATATCGCGATCATCGCGCACGTTGACCATGGTAAAACTACCCTAGTCGATAAGCTGCTGGAACAATCTGGCACATTAGAGACACGCGGTGGCAACGAAGAGCGTGTCATGGACTCGAATGATATTGAAAAAGAGCGTGGCATCACCATCCTGGCGAAAAACACCGCCATCGAGTGGAATGACTACCACATCAATATCGTAGACACCCCGGGACACGCCGACTTTGGTGGTGAGGTAGAACGTGTACTTTCAATGGTTGACTCAGTATTGCTACTGGTTGATGCCCAAGAAGGTCCAATGCCACAAACGCGTTTCGTAACGCAAAAAGCATTCGCGCTGGGTCTGAAACCTATTGTTGTTATCAACAAAATCGACAAGCCAGGCGCACGTCCTGATTGGGTTATGGATCAGGTATTTGACCTGTTCGATAACCTAGGTGCCACTGACGAGCAGCTAGACTTCCAGGTTATCTACGCATCAGCGATTAACGGTTGGGCGACATTGGACCTGGACGAGCCGTCAGACAACATGCAGCCTATGTTTGAAGCCATTGTTGAGCAGGTAGAGCAGCCGGATGCAGATCCAGCTGGCGACTTCCAGATGCAGATCTCTCAGCTGGACTACAACTCATACATCGGTGTAATCGGTGTTGGTCGTATCAAGCGCGGTACGGTTAAAGTTAACCAGCAGGTGACCATTGTCGGTGCTGATGGCACGACACGTAACGGTAAAGTAGGTCAGGTTCTGACTTATCTGGGTCTTGATCGTCACGAAGCACAAGAAGCACAGGCAGGTGACATCATCGCTATCACAGGTCTGGGTGAGCTGAAAATCTCTGACACTGTGTGTGATGTAAACGCAGTAGAAGCGTTACCAGCGCTGTCTGTTGATGAGCCGACGGTAACTATGACTTTCTCTGTAAACACGTCTCCGTTCTCGGGTCAGGAAGGTAAATTCGTTACTTCACGTAACATTCTTGAGCGTCTTCAGGCGGAACTGGTACACAACGTTGCATTGCGCGTTGAAGAAACAGATAACCCGGATAGTTTCCGCGTATCTGGCCGTGGTGAATTGCACTTAGGTATCCTGATTGAAAACATGCGCCGTGAAGGTTACGAACTGGCAGTATCTCGTCCAGAGGTAATCCTGCGCGAAGTAGACGGCCAACTGGAAGAACCGTACGAGACAGTGACGGTTGACGTTGAAGAAGAGCACCAGGGTTCTATCATGGAACAACTGGGCCTGCGTAAAGCAGAAATGACGGATATGGCACCAGATGGTAAAGGCCGTATCCGTATGGATTTCATGATGCCTTCTCGTGGCCTGATCGGTTTCCAGACTGACTTCATGACGCTGACTTCTGGTTCTGGTCTGATGTACCACACGTTTGATCACTATGGTCCACACAAAGGTGGCAACATCGGTCAACGTAAGAACGGTGTACTGATTGCAAACGCAGCGGGTAAAGCGCTGACCAACGCTCTGTTCAACCTGCAGGACCGTGGTAAGTTGTTCATCGGTCACGGTGTAGAAGTGTATGAAGGGATGATCATCGGTATTCACGCACGTGACAACGACCTGACTGTTAATGCCCTGAAAGGTAAGCAGCTAACTAACGTACGTGCATCTGGTACTGATGAAGCGCAGAACCTGGTTCCGCCAATCATCATGACGCTTGAGCAGGCACTTGAATTCATCGATGACGATGAGCTGGTAGAAGTAACACCAGAAAGCATCCGTATTCGTAAGAAGCTACTGACAGAGAGCGAGCGTAAACGCGCGAGCCGTCAGGCCAAGTAA
- the glnL gene encoding nitrogen regulation protein NR(II) — protein sequence MAQPSSELIHELWQNLSTAVILLTEDLTIYFANNSASELLGLGSKRLLNQPFEAIFHHHMIDMKRLQRYVLEDGVDCQQHKVDVVFIDNRASTLNLFARRFMFQNRAFIQLECRRIDEELRFDQAFNQAHQYQAARNLIRGLAHEIKNPLGGIRGAAQLLQYEVQQEERDECAELIIEQADRLTELVDRLLGPNELPRKESCNVHRMLESVIRLSELDGAAGIRLVKDYDPSIPDVVMDEAKIQQVVLNIIRNAQQALGEQGEIKVSTRIRHRIRRGKQLMKKALQIRVTDNGPGIAQEMQATLFYPMVTNKEGGSGLGLSIAQTLVEQHHGFIDCDSWPGHTEFAIYLPFEA from the coding sequence ATGGCACAACCCTCCTCAGAATTAATACATGAATTATGGCAAAATCTATCCACTGCAGTGATCTTACTGACCGAAGACCTGACCATCTATTTTGCCAACAACAGCGCCAGCGAACTCCTTGGCCTGGGCAGTAAACGCTTATTAAACCAGCCATTCGAAGCGATTTTTCATCACCATATGATCGACATGAAGCGGCTTCAGCGTTACGTACTGGAAGACGGTGTCGATTGCCAGCAACACAAGGTTGACGTGGTCTTCATCGATAATCGCGCCAGCACACTGAACCTGTTTGCACGTCGTTTTATGTTCCAAAACAGGGCATTTATCCAACTGGAATGTCGGCGTATCGATGAAGAACTGCGATTCGATCAGGCCTTTAATCAGGCCCATCAATATCAGGCTGCCCGCAACTTGATCCGCGGTCTGGCACACGAAATAAAAAATCCGTTAGGCGGGATCCGAGGAGCGGCGCAATTATTGCAGTATGAAGTGCAGCAGGAAGAACGGGACGAGTGCGCAGAGTTAATTATTGAACAAGCAGATCGCCTGACCGAACTGGTAGACCGGCTATTGGGCCCCAATGAGTTGCCCCGCAAAGAGTCTTGCAATGTCCACCGCATGCTGGAATCGGTGATCCGGCTCAGTGAACTCGATGGTGCTGCCGGGATCCGCCTGGTCAAAGACTATGACCCGAGCATTCCGGATGTGGTTATGGATGAGGCGAAGATCCAGCAGGTGGTGTTAAACATTATCCGCAACGCACAACAGGCACTGGGTGAGCAAGGCGAGATAAAAGTATCAACCCGGATCCGTCATCGTATCAGACGCGGTAAGCAACTGATGAAAAAAGCGTTGCAGATCAGGGTTACAGATAACGGCCCCGGCATTGCCCAGGAAATGCAAGCCACCTTGTTCTACCCTATGGTAACCAACAAGGAAGGCGGTTCTGGATTAGGCTTGTCAATTGCCCAAACACTGGTCGAGCAACACCATGGTTTCATCGATTGCGACAGCTGGCCTGGCCATACTGAGTTTGCCATCTACCTGCCCTTTGAAGCATAA
- a CDS encoding chemotaxis protein CheW codes for MDLINFRVGKKTISLKILDILLTERYEGNLTSLPNDNPSFMGVKDYMGTPTPIFDLGLILNNQSSYDINKSLVTMLQEREQDQKAWLAELERCIYNDQPFTQAKDPKQSAFGKWYYSFKTDNDDLRTLLARFEEPHNKLHALADKLLTINAKGDKTEALRLLEKEKSTTFMKLIRLFESARDQIILDHKPIIVFTTQDGQRPHIGLLVDQVEDNIHCDESDIKSLHEMTSMGFEIDPQTRKMMKGLIKQGEHHSLVLDPSAIFRPDHLQDYEPEETEAYGLF; via the coding sequence ATGGACTTAATCAATTTTCGGGTAGGGAAAAAAACCATTTCATTAAAAATATTGGATATCCTGCTGACCGAGCGCTACGAAGGTAACCTCACCTCTCTGCCCAATGATAATCCCAGCTTTATGGGCGTCAAAGACTACATGGGCACACCTACTCCCATCTTTGATCTGGGTTTAATCTTAAATAACCAGTCTTCCTACGACATTAACAAGTCTCTGGTCACTATGTTGCAGGAGCGAGAGCAAGATCAAAAAGCCTGGCTGGCAGAGCTGGAGCGCTGCATTTACAACGACCAACCTTTTACCCAGGCCAAGGATCCAAAGCAATCCGCTTTTGGTAAGTGGTACTACAGTTTTAAAACCGACAACGATGACCTGCGCACGCTATTGGCACGCTTTGAGGAACCACATAATAAGCTGCATGCACTGGCTGACAAACTGCTCACCATCAATGCCAAGGGCGATAAAACTGAGGCTCTGAGATTACTGGAAAAAGAAAAATCCACCACCTTTATGAAGCTGATCCGCCTGTTTGAATCGGCTCGCGACCAAATCATTCTCGACCATAAGCCCATCATTGTCTTCACCACGCAAGATGGTCAGCGCCCACACATTGGCCTGCTGGTCGATCAGGTAGAAGACAATATTCACTGCGATGAATCAGACATCAAGTCCCTGCATGAAATGACCAGTATGGGATTTGAAATTGACCCGCAAACGCGCAAAATGATGAAAGGGCTGATTAAACAAGGGGAGCATCACAGCCTGGTGCTGGACCCCAGCGCCATCTTCCGTCCGGATCACTTACAAGACTATGAACCTGAAGAAACAGAAGCCTATGGGTTATTCTGA
- a CDS encoding cyclic nucleotide-binding domain-containing protein encodes MKLLEHIPLIKQLEILNRLTFFKEFTLSERQVLLESFSHLYLVSKDRHAFRRFDKDNRLYIVLSGELSIYNQDQHHAIGRVGPGEFLGEGAFISHRERSTSALACKDTILLAITPDALTRLPNVIREKIKDKIIEGMSARISQLNHYIEDHL; translated from the coding sequence ATGAAACTACTGGAGCATATCCCACTGATCAAACAGTTGGAAATTCTCAACAGACTCACCTTTTTCAAAGAGTTTACCCTGTCCGAGCGCCAGGTGCTGCTCGAATCCTTTAGCCACCTGTATCTGGTCAGCAAAGACAGACATGCATTTCGGCGTTTTGACAAAGATAATCGACTGTACATTGTGCTCAGCGGAGAGCTGTCTATCTACAACCAGGATCAACATCATGCCATTGGCCGGGTTGGCCCCGGTGAATTCCTCGGCGAAGGCGCTTTTATTTCTCACCGGGAACGCAGTACCAGCGCACTGGCATGCAAAGACACCATCCTGCTGGCTATTACACCCGATGCACTGACACGCTTACCAAATGTGATCAGAGAAAAAATCAAAGATAAGATCATTGAAGGGATGAGCGCGCGGATCAGCCAGCTCAATCATTATATTGAAGACCATTTATAA
- a CDS encoding ABC transporter substrate-binding protein, whose protein sequence is MLKLISILSCCIALLGSPKLIADEVLKLGMSVALSGPAKDIGQQLRQGAQLYFEYANGLPDRSHPKVSLMVLDDGYEPARTVVNTRYLIDQHKVMALFGNMGTPTAHAIQAILTHHQLPFLVPFTGADFLRFNTPYPVFNWRASYLDEANEQVRYLVDEQEHKAIALLIQADEFGLTLEKSFRQALNARGLKPKVTARFRRNSADINKALKVIMRNEVTAVAMIGTYQPLSLFIDKAMHRGFKGTFTGVSFTSSTALFAQLTSKPALMISEVVPDPSKCQAQLCDLFRSLTHTKNLPTSPQTFEGFLNAAIFISALDYCPRPVKRACLADAMQQVLEKDPAIRTIFGLSDTENKPRVYRSYFQ, encoded by the coding sequence ATGCTGAAATTAATCTCAATCCTGAGTTGTTGCATCGCCCTGCTGGGCAGCCCTAAGCTCATCGCTGACGAGGTGCTCAAACTTGGCATGTCGGTTGCCCTGAGCGGACCGGCCAAAGACATTGGTCAGCAACTCAGACAAGGCGCCCAGCTGTACTTTGAGTATGCCAATGGCCTGCCAGACAGATCCCACCCCAAAGTATCGCTGATGGTGCTGGATGATGGCTATGAGCCCGCCCGCACCGTCGTAAATACCCGTTACCTGATTGATCAACACAAAGTCATGGCGCTCTTTGGCAACATGGGCACACCTACGGCACACGCTATTCAGGCAATCCTGACGCATCATCAGCTCCCTTTTCTGGTGCCCTTTACCGGTGCTGACTTTCTGCGTTTCAACACCCCTTACCCGGTGTTTAACTGGCGGGCCAGTTATCTGGACGAAGCCAATGAGCAGGTTCGCTACCTGGTGGATGAACAAGAACATAAAGCCATTGCCCTGTTGATCCAGGCCGACGAGTTTGGCCTGACGCTGGAAAAAAGCTTTCGTCAGGCACTGAATGCCAGGGGCCTCAAACCCAAAGTAACGGCCCGCTTTCGGCGCAACAGTGCTGATATCAACAAAGCCCTCAAAGTGATCATGCGCAATGAAGTCACTGCCGTAGCCATGATAGGCACTTATCAGCCCCTCTCACTTTTTATTGATAAGGCCATGCATCGGGGTTTTAAAGGCACCTTTACTGGTGTTTCTTTCACTTCTTCCACCGCCCTGTTTGCCCAGTTGACCAGCAAACCAGCGCTGATGATCAGTGAAGTGGTGCCCGACCCAAGCAAGTGCCAGGCGCAATTATGTGATTTATTTCGTTCTTTAACTCACACAAAAAACTTACCAACCAGTCCGCAGACCTTTGAAGGATTTCTCAACGCCGCCATTTTTATTTCAGCGCTCGACTACTGCCCCAGGCCAGTCAAGCGCGCGTGCCTGGCAGATGCAATGCAACAGGTACTGGAAAAAGACCCGGCGATACGCACGATTTTTGGTTTATCTGACACTGAGAATAAACCCCGCGTGTATCGATCTTACTTTCAATAA
- the ntrC gene encoding nitrogen regulation protein NR(I), which yields MKNVWLVDDDASIRFVLEKALARADFQTESFSNGQDVLTALTYDQPAVLISDVRMPGIDGMALLEEIAEQHPNLPVIIMTAHSDLDSAVNAFQKGAFEYLAKPFDLDEAVSLVERAYQASSQNNKAKRPSNNAKQPDIIGEAPAMQEVFRAIGKLSVSSMSVLINGESGTGKELVAGALHNHSPRREQPFIALNMAAIPKDLVESELFGHEKGAFTGADSIRRGRFEQANGGTLFLDEIGDMPLDVQTRLLRVLADGEFYRVGGHHSVKVDVRIIAATHQDLERLVEQGEFREDLFHRLNVVRLKLPPLRERREDIAKLSENFLVRSAKELKVPCKILTTEALNVMQAFHWPGNVRQLENSCRWLTVMAPGDVINVADLPEELNQPIKTTAVDTIEGDWLDAFQNWLEQELHQGKEDIWPQVQAQLETRLIKTALAVCHGHKQEAALKIGWGRNTLTRKLKERNFT from the coding sequence ATGAAAAATGTTTGGCTTGTCGATGATGATGCATCTATTCGCTTTGTGTTGGAAAAAGCGCTGGCGCGTGCAGACTTTCAAACAGAGAGTTTCTCTAATGGCCAGGATGTACTCACCGCGCTGACCTATGATCAACCCGCGGTATTGATCTCAGATGTCAGAATGCCCGGCATAGATGGTATGGCTTTGCTGGAAGAAATCGCTGAGCAACACCCCAACCTGCCAGTCATCATCATGACTGCCCATTCCGATCTGGATTCAGCGGTCAATGCCTTTCAAAAGGGGGCGTTTGAATATCTCGCCAAGCCATTTGATCTGGACGAAGCTGTCTCTCTGGTGGAGCGCGCTTATCAGGCCAGCTCACAAAATAACAAAGCGAAGCGCCCCAGCAACAATGCCAAACAGCCAGATATCATTGGTGAGGCGCCGGCCATGCAGGAGGTTTTTCGCGCCATTGGCAAACTCTCGGTCTCCAGCATGAGCGTGTTGATCAACGGAGAGTCGGGCACAGGTAAAGAACTGGTGGCAGGTGCTTTGCACAACCACAGTCCGCGCCGGGAGCAGCCGTTTATCGCACTGAATATGGCAGCCATTCCCAAAGACCTCGTTGAATCTGAACTCTTTGGCCACGAAAAAGGCGCCTTTACCGGTGCAGACAGCATACGCCGCGGACGATTTGAGCAGGCCAATGGTGGTACGCTGTTTCTGGATGAAATCGGCGACATGCCACTGGATGTGCAAACCCGCCTGCTCAGAGTGCTGGCAGATGGCGAATTTTATCGGGTGGGCGGCCATCACAGTGTTAAGGTCGACGTGCGGATCATTGCGGCCACCCATCAGGACCTGGAACGCCTGGTAGAACAGGGGGAGTTTCGTGAAGACTTATTCCACCGCCTGAATGTCGTGCGGCTTAAGCTGCCGCCGCTGCGTGAACGCCGTGAAGACATTGCCAAACTGAGCGAGAACTTTCTCGTGCGCAGTGCCAAAGAGTTAAAAGTGCCTTGCAAGATACTGACAACCGAAGCACTCAACGTTATGCAGGCATTTCACTGGCCAGGTAACGTGCGTCAGCTTGAAAACAGCTGTCGCTGGTTAACAGTGATGGCACCTGGTGATGTCATCAATGTCGCTGATCTGCCAGAAGAGCTAAACCAGCCAATCAAAACCACCGCAGTGGACACCATCGAAGGCGACTGGCTGGATGCCTTTCAAAACTGGTTGGAACAGGAACTCCATCAGGGCAAAGAAGACATCTGGCCTCAGGTACAGGCTCAGCTGGAAACCCGCCTGATCAAAACTGCGCTGGCCGTATGCCATGGTCACAAACAAGAAGCGGCACTGAAAATTGGCTGGGGCCGTAATACCCTGACCCGCAAATTGAAGGAACGAAACTTTACCTGA
- a CDS encoding DUF4124 domain-containing protein: MSFKQGEIVSRLYWVILCLVFSASAVSDQKVYRWKDENGNWVYSDVPKKGSEKVKLSTNMLTMPATDTSILTPTQSTPTVSYQAKITAPSDQQTLRENSGSVYVNGLVTPRFANGFQVQLFLDGKATGPKQSTASFALRDVPRGEHKLQMKVFNDKGMLVAQSAVTTFFLHRASLLNR, translated from the coding sequence GTGTCTTTTAAGCAAGGTGAAATCGTGTCGCGGCTTTATTGGGTGATTCTCTGTTTGGTGTTCAGCGCAAGTGCTGTGTCAGATCAAAAAGTCTACCGCTGGAAAGACGAAAATGGCAATTGGGTCTACTCCGATGTGCCAAAAAAAGGCTCTGAGAAAGTAAAACTGAGTACCAATATGCTCACCATGCCTGCCACCGACACCAGCATTTTAACGCCCACACAATCCACGCCCACCGTTTCTTATCAGGCAAAAATTACAGCCCCCAGCGATCAGCAAACTCTGCGTGAAAACAGTGGCAGCGTGTATGTGAACGGCTTAGTCACCCCGCGCTTTGCAAATGGTTTTCAGGTTCAGCTGTTTCTTGATGGTAAAGCCACCGGGCCCAAACAGAGCACCGCATCTTTTGCGTTACGCGATGTGCCCAGGGGGGAACATAAATTGCAAATGAAAGTATTTAATGACAAAGGCATGCTGGTTGCCCAAAGTGCAGTAACCACCTTTTTTCTACACCGCGCCAGCTTGCTCAACCGTTGA
- the glnA gene encoding glutamate--ammonia ligase, with the protein MSQSVLDLIKEHDVKFVDLRFTDTKGKEQHVSIPHHQADEDFFEDGKMFDGSSIAGWKGINESDMVLMPDATTAKLDPFSEETTLIVRCDVLEPSTMQGYERDPRSVAKRAEDYMRSTGIADTVLFGPEPEFFLFDDVKFKTDMSGSMYKIDAQEASWNSDKSYEEGNMGHRPGVKGGYFPVAPVDSSGDWRSATCLVLEEMGQVVEAHHHEVATAGQNEIATRFNTMVIKADEIQEMKYVIHNMAHLYGKTATFMPKPVVGDNGSGMHCHQSLGKDGKNIFAGDKYGGLSEDALYYIGGIIKHAKAINAFANASTNSYKRLVPGFEAPVMLAYSARNRSASIRIPVVPSEKARRIEVRFPDPTANPYLAFSAMLMAGLDGIKNKIHPGDAMDKDLYDLPAEEAAEIPTVASSLQEALDSLDADREFLIQGGVFTNDLIDAYIALKSQEVEKLNMTTHPVEFEMYYSV; encoded by the coding sequence ATGTCACAATCGGTTTTAGATCTTATTAAAGAACATGACGTTAAATTCGTTGATTTACGTTTCACGGATACTAAAGGTAAAGAGCAACACGTTTCTATTCCTCATCACCAGGCCGATGAAGACTTCTTTGAAGATGGCAAAATGTTCGACGGCTCATCTATCGCAGGCTGGAAAGGCATTAACGAATCAGACATGGTACTGATGCCAGATGCAACGACTGCTAAGCTTGACCCTTTCTCAGAAGAGACCACTCTGATTGTACGTTGTGACGTGCTTGAACCTTCAACCATGCAAGGTTACGAGCGTGACCCGCGTTCTGTTGCAAAACGCGCTGAAGACTACATGCGTTCTACTGGCATTGCTGACACAGTATTGTTCGGTCCTGAGCCTGAATTCTTCCTGTTTGACGACGTGAAGTTCAAAACAGATATGTCTGGCTCTATGTACAAAATTGATGCGCAAGAAGCGAGCTGGAACTCAGACAAAAGCTACGAAGAAGGCAACATGGGCCACCGTCCTGGCGTTAAAGGCGGTTACTTCCCGGTTGCACCAGTTGATTCGTCAGGTGACTGGCGTAGTGCAACCTGTCTTGTTCTGGAAGAAATGGGTCAGGTTGTAGAAGCACACCACCATGAAGTAGCAACAGCGGGTCAGAACGAGATCGCAACGCGCTTCAATACGATGGTTATCAAGGCTGACGAAATTCAGGAAATGAAATACGTTATCCACAACATGGCACACCTGTACGGCAAAACGGCAACCTTTATGCCTAAGCCAGTAGTTGGCGACAACGGTTCAGGTATGCACTGTCACCAGTCATTAGGTAAAGATGGCAAGAACATCTTCGCTGGCGACAAGTACGGCGGTCTGTCAGAAGACGCGCTTTACTACATCGGTGGTATCATCAAGCACGCGAAAGCCATCAACGCGTTTGCCAATGCTTCAACTAACTCTTACAAGCGTTTGGTACCTGGCTTCGAAGCACCTGTTATGCTGGCTTACTCTGCACGTAACCGCTCTGCGTCAATCCGTATTCCGGTTGTACCGTCTGAAAAAGCACGTCGTATTGAAGTCCGCTTCCCGGATCCAACTGCCAACCCTTACCTAGCATTCTCTGCCATGCTGATGGCAGGCCTTGATGGAATCAAAAACAAGATCCACCCTGGCGATGCAATGGACAAAGACCTATACGACCTGCCAGCTGAAGAAGCTGCAGAGATCCCTACCGTTGCCTCTTCACTGCAAGAAGCACTGGACTCTCTGGACGCAGACCGTGAATTCCTGATCCAGGGTGGCGTATTCACTAACGACCTGATCGACGCGTACATCGCATTGAAATCTCAGGAAGTTGAAAAGCTGAACATGACAACTCACCCGGTTGAGTTCGAAATGTACTACAGCGTATAA